GCGTTGGCTCGACGAAGAAATCAGTGTCCCGCACGAGGGTGGCAATAGCGACGTGATGGGTAATCGCAGCGATCCATTCGCGGAGAACGAAGACGAAGACGATCTTGACGATGAACTGCGAAACGGCTGATCGCCACACGTGTTAAGCGGCTAGCCGTCGATGACCGCGATTCGTTCGATCGCTTCGCCAGCCCAGGGGCTGTCGGGCGCCAGTTCGAGGAAACGTTTCCAATGGTGTTTCGATTCAACGACGCGTTCCAATTGGTCGAGCACACGCGCCAGGTTGTAGTGAACGTCGGCATAGTCAGCGTGCAGTGACAACGCGCCACGAAAGGCCGCGACCGCCAACTCGATTTGCCCGGTCTCACTGAGCACGTTGCCTAGGCTGGCGCGAGCTTCGACGAAATCCGGGTCGACCTCGATCGCGTTGTAATACCGTTCGCGCGCAGCGATCACTTCCCCCAATCGATACAGCAATTCACCGATCTGGAAACTGATATCGGCTCGCGGACCGTCTCGCGCGATGATGGCGTGACAGTAGTCGATGGCGGTTTCGAAATCGCCGTCGTCCTCTGCCGAAAACGCCGCTGCAAGCAGCGCGTCGTCATGCGCCTCGGTCGAATGGCGTAACGAGTATTCATCGGGGACGTTCGCAACGTCCGGAAACATCGACAGCGTCGTTGGCGGGAATTCCAAATCCCCGTCGGCCGACTCTTCGCTGTCGAGTGCGTCGAAGTCGAAACGTAGCTGACCACCCGGTTCCAACAACCCTTCCCCTTGGCGCATCAAAACGTGTTTGCCGACGATCAAGATCGACAACTGATCGAGCGGCCGCTGGATATCGGGCAACACTTCGACCCAATCGACCAACCGTTGCTCAATCGCTCTGGGGCTTGCGCCCGATGCGATCCAATGCGCCAGTCGCCGCGCCGTGGCGACCTCTTGAAAATCAAAGTACGGCAACCGATGCAGCGTCTGGACCGGAGTGATCAATCCACGTCGTTGCCAGCGACGAATGACGCGAACGGAAACGCCAAGCAAGTGCGCCAACATCGCGGGCGTGTAGTAGCGACGGATGGCTTGTTCGACGTCGACCAATCCCAAACGGTGCCACAGGTCGGTCTCGTGCAGAATCTCGATCCGCCCCGCCGCGGCCGCTTCGCGGATCGGTTCTCGCAACAGTTCGGTTTCCGCCAGCGGCGACTCTTCGGCACCGACGACCACCCAATCCAGCGCCGGATCATCGACGTCGGTCACGACCGCCCCGTAGGACCGCAGCACATTGGCGGCTTCGCGCTGGTTCATGCCGCCGAACCGGCCGACCAGGCTGACCCGCTTGCCGCCCACCGATTCGCCGCCACCAGCATCGCTACCGTCAGGATCTCCATCGCCATCAGCCGGGCCGCCTTTCGTACCGGCGTCGTCGTCTAAGTCAGCATCTTCGAACTCGGAAGGATTCATCTCAGTCGGGGAGGACAACAGCAAAACCGCAAATTGGAAAAAACGAAAGAACCGGAACCACGCCGCTCATTATCCAGATCCAGGCCCACCGGGCAATGAAGGCGTCTTTCGTTCGTCGGCACGACTCAGACGCCTGACCGCAACCGTTTTAACCATCTGGACCGTAGGAATCCGAATCGAAAGTGACGGCTCACGAAGCCAACCACTGACGAAAAAGAGGGGTTGTTCAGCTCCTTCGCTTTATTCGGTGATCGACGGTTTGGTTGTTTCATCCACGCTCGGATGGACGAAACATCCAAAACGCGTACGTCGATTCCTCAAATGGAATCGTTGTCGCCCTCGGCTGGCTTCGTGACTAACGACATGCCGGCAAACCAACCGCGACAGCCCCACTCAGGTCGCTTTGAACACTACAAAAACCCATTCCGTCAGCGCGGCCCACAAGTCGACCATCGGCAAGGCAAGATTGGCGCGAACTCACGCGCCCCTTCGGCGAGAATCGCCCGAGGTGGGCGATATCCTAGCGGCTTGCCTAAACCGTCTATTGCTTACGACAGTACTAAGTCTGTCTGTCGCAATCTGCGTCGCTGCAACGGCTTGGATGATGGGGCAACCGAAGTATGTCGCAGAGAGCTATCTACGAGTCCGTGAACAGCAAGACGTCATCTTTTCAGCACAGACCTCACGTTCAGAGGACTCTGCGTTCTTCCGCTCGCAAACCAAGCTGGTTCGGTCGCCCCAAGTACTGGCAGCCGCCGTCAAAGATCCGAGCGTTGTCGATTATGTCTCACCCATTCGAAAGGGGCTTCGCGTCAAGTGGTTAGACGACAAGCTGAAAGCTGAAGCACAGACCGGTTCCGAGACATTAACCATCTCGGTGGAACACCCGGACCCGGTCGCGTCGCAAACGTTGTGCAATGCCGTCACCAAAGCTTACTTGGCTGAAATCGTTTGTCGCCTGGAACACGACCGCACCGAACGCGAAGAACAGCTCGAATTGGCCGCAAAGCAAGCCGACGCCGACCTGGATGCGTCCTGGGAAAAGCTTAACCGTATCGCCGAAGGCCTCGGTTCGGACACATCCCAGTCGTTGACCCTGCGAGATGAAATGCAGTTCCAAGCGTATCGCGACTACTCGCGACGACTGCAAGCGGCCCAGCTTCGCGGCAGCCAACTGCAAGCCCAATTGTCGGAAAAGCAGCACGGTCAGCAACACACATCAACGTCCGTCGAGGCGACGACCGAAGCGTTACTGCATGCAAACCCAGAGGTCGTTGCCGCGAGAAAACGACTGCTTAGCCTGAACCTACAAATCGATGCGATGCGAAACATCGCCGCCAGCGAGACATCACCAAAGCTACTGCAATTGCGTCAACAACAGCAGTTCTTGCTAAACGACCTTGCGGAATTAGAAACTGCGACTCGATCAAAAATCGCGGTGGATCTTCAATCAAGAAGCCAATCCGACTTTCAACATTCCGTTGATCAATTGAAAGTCGAGATCGAACTGAATCGAAGTGAGAAAACGTTTCTGCGTGAACAGTTGTCAGAATTCCAAATCGGGTCGAACGATACTTCGACGCGAACCGCGGTTCCTTTGGACATGTCACGCCACGAAGTATCGCGACAAAGTCATCTAGCAGATCGATTGTGGCAGTCGCTTCAAGAGTTGCAAATCGAGTCGCAGTCCCAACCACGAGTGTCGCTGATCGAATTGGCATCACGGCCGGAATTTGCCAACAACTCCTATCGAAAAAAGTACACCGTATTCGCGGGCTTGCTGGCGTGGGTCATCGTCGTTTACGCCATCGGTGTGATGGAATGGTACGACTGCCGCGTTCGCGATGCTGACGATATTGTCTCGCACTCGTCCTACCCCGTGTTCGGCGCCGCTCCCTATATGAGGCCAGAATCTAGCGGCGGCATCACAAGCTTTTTTAGGACGCGTCAAAATTCGGTTCGCACGTCGGACGGTGTTCGGGAGGCCGTGGCACGAATCATTCTTCGTAATGAAGACGCTTCCCAAACAATTAGCCTGATGATCACAAGTTGTCATCCCAAAGAACCGCGTCACTTGGTCTCGCAGGAAATCGCCATTTTGTTGGCGAGCCATCAGCGGCGGGTGCTGTTGATCGACTGTGATATCGATGGCGGCGTGCTCAGTCGCGCCGCGGGTGCTTCCAACGTCCCGGGCATTCGATCGTTGCCGGTCAACAAGCCAGGTGATCTCTGCAGCACTGTGGCACAGTACATTGTTGCGACACAGCATGACCTTCTAGATTTTCTGCCTGTGGGCACGACAACGACCCCTTCGTCGTGGGTGGCGCCGCATTCGTTGCGTTCAACCATCGCGTCGGTCGGCAGCGAATACGACGCCGTCATTGTCAACGGACCTTCCTTTTTAGGTTCCGCCGAAAGCGTGCTGTTTGCTGCCGAGGTGGATCAAAGTCTCTTTGCCACGTTTGTAAACGTCAGCCGCTGGGACCTGCTTTCACTCTGTGAAGAAGCGGCAAGTGATGCGGCCATTCCAGTTTGCGGCTCCATCGTCCACAGCGGGAAATTCGCTGCTGATACAACCGTTAAGATCAGCAATGTTCCCGGCCGTAAAACGATTCCCTCGCGTCACCGCGTTCAAAATGTAGCGACCGAATCTATCCATAGCTCACAATCCATTGATGATTCTGTTGAACGCGATCTGCGACGTCAAATCCATGAGTTGCGAAATGCAATTCGAAGCGCTCAGCCGGAAAGCCATTCCGAAAAGGTAGCGGAATCAAACATCAACTCACACGCAAATCCGGACACTGCGGAAACATGATGCCATCCCTCACTGCAAATTCGGCATCAGCTCCGTGTTCACCGGCCGACGCTTCGGATGTCTACGTTCATCCTGCGACCAAGAAACCTGTCTCGAATCGTCACAGCCATACGGCGATCGCAGACGAAGATTCGGTTTCGCCAAGCGACGAACGCGGCAACCTGAAATCCGACGATGATCACGTCGATGACCATGTTCAGCCCGCCGACTATTTTCGTGTCAAGACACTGGTCGATCGTTTCATCACCGTCGGACTGATGCTGGTGGCGGTTCCGTTGATGAGCATCGTTGCCGTCGCGGTACTCTTACTGGATGGACGGCCCATTTTTTACCGCCAAGTTCGCGTCGGCAAAGATGGCAACCTATTCAAAATCTGGAAGTTTCGCACCATGCGGCACAACGCCGAGGAATTCTCGGGTGCCGTTTGGAGCAGCGCCGACGACCCTCGCGTTACGGCGCTGGGGCGTTGGCTAAGACGAACGCACATTGACGAACTGCCCCAGTTTCTAAACGTGTTGGCGGGCAATATGAATTTGGTCGGGCCTCGCCCCGAACGCCCCGAATTTGTTGAGCGACTTTCCCAAGAAGTCCCTGGATACCACCACCGTATTCAAGTACACCCGGGCATCACCGGCTTGGCACAATTGAGACTGGGGTACGACGAATCGCTTGCGGGTGTACCCAAGAAACTCGATTACGACCTGGAATACATCCGCAGGACAAACTTCGTCGGCGATCTAAGTTTGATTTCGAAAACGTTGACCTACATCACGCGGCAACTGTTCTGCACGTTCTTGGCGACCGTCGTCGGACCGAAAGTACGAACTTGGAAAGAGCCTGATTGTGAAGACCCTGTGTCGACGATGACTCGTGTGCACGGGTTCGAATTTTCGACCCCAAAAAGCTTACGCCAACGCGCGGAATCGCACGCGATTGCGGTTCACGATGTCGGTGTGGCGGTATCCGACTTCCATGGCGTCGACGTCCCTATTGCAAGTACTCAACCGTAACTTCAACGAGTTGTTTGTCGTGTCGATTCTTGTCTATCCGGTCTTCGTCGGCTTCCGGTTTTTCAAAGGTTGATTCGGCACCTC
The sequence above is a segment of the Rubripirellula tenax genome. Coding sequences within it:
- a CDS encoding MerR family transcriptional regulator → MNPSEFEDADLDDDAGTKGGPADGDGDPDGSDAGGGESVGGKRVSLVGRFGGMNQREAANVLRSYGAVVTDVDDPALDWVVVGAEESPLAETELLREPIREAAAAGRIEILHETDLWHRLGLVDVEQAIRRYYTPAMLAHLLGVSVRVIRRWQRRGLITPVQTLHRLPYFDFQEVATARRLAHWIASGASPRAIEQRLVDWVEVLPDIQRPLDQLSILIVGKHVLMRQGEGLLEPGGQLRFDFDALDSEESADGDLEFPPTTLSMFPDVANVPDEYSLRHSTEAHDDALLAAAFSAEDDGDFETAIDYCHAIIARDGPRADISFQIGELLYRLGEVIAARERYYNAIEVDPDFVEARASLGNVLSETGQIELAVAAFRGALSLHADYADVHYNLARVLDQLERVVESKHHWKRFLELAPDSPWAGEAIERIAVIDG
- a CDS encoding sugar transferase, with the translated sequence MPSLTANSASAPCSPADASDVYVHPATKKPVSNRHSHTAIADEDSVSPSDERGNLKSDDDHVDDHVQPADYFRVKTLVDRFITVGLMLVAVPLMSIVAVAVLLLDGRPIFYRQVRVGKDGNLFKIWKFRTMRHNAEEFSGAVWSSADDPRVTALGRWLRRTHIDELPQFLNVLAGNMNLVGPRPERPEFVERLSQEVPGYHHRIQVHPGITGLAQLRLGYDESLAGVPKKLDYDLEYIRRTNFVGDLSLISKTLTYITRQLFCTFLATVVGPKVRTWKEPDCEDPVSTMTRVHGFEFSTPKSLRQRAESHAIAVHDVGVAVSDFHGVDVPIASTQP